A single genomic interval of Microbacterium oleivorans harbors:
- a CDS encoding DUF2304 domain-containing protein: MIVVLGVVFSLALLAIVVRLLILRRIREKYAVLWLVLGVIVLVLGVFPGVLEAATDALGVELPVNLLFATALAVLLGVALHLSWELSMSEDETRRLAEDVAILSARLDALEADQRIDPPRSTGTE, translated from the coding sequence GTGATCGTCGTCCTGGGCGTTGTGTTCTCACTGGCGCTCCTCGCGATCGTCGTCCGACTGCTCATTCTGAGACGAATCCGCGAGAAGTACGCGGTGCTCTGGCTGGTGCTCGGCGTGATCGTCCTCGTGCTCGGGGTCTTCCCCGGAGTCCTCGAGGCCGCGACCGATGCGCTCGGCGTCGAACTGCCGGTCAACCTGCTCTTCGCGACCGCGCTCGCGGTGCTGCTGGGTGTTGCCCTGCACCTGTCGTGGGAACTGTCGATGAGTGAGGACGAGACCCGGAGACTCGCCGAGGACGTCGCGATCCTCAGCGCCCGGCTCGACGCGCTCGAAGCCGATCAGCGGATCGATCCGCCGCGGTCCACCGGCACGGAATGA
- a CDS encoding glycosyltransferase family 2 protein — translation MKIDVMLPYYGDVDQMKLAARSVLQQTYEDFRLVVLDDGYPDPEPQRWFASLDDPRVTYLRNEQNLGANGNYRKAVELVEAEWFVMMGADDVMLPDYLKAVVSAIGRFPADIIQPGVRVIDEHGRIVQPLVDRVKAVLAPRVPAGGGALAGEPVAASLMRGDWAYFPSLAWRTERVRGIGFRNGLDVVQDLALILDIVKAGGTMAVLPEVVFEYRRHSQSDSSVRALDGRRFDEERRFFLEEAASFDALGWRRAARTARLHLTSRLNAASLLPRAVRKEAGSPSALLRHLLR, via the coding sequence CTGAAGATCGATGTCATGCTGCCCTACTACGGCGACGTGGACCAGATGAAGCTGGCGGCTCGAAGCGTTCTGCAGCAGACCTACGAGGACTTCCGGCTCGTGGTGCTCGACGACGGCTACCCCGATCCCGAGCCGCAGCGATGGTTCGCCTCCCTCGATGACCCGCGGGTCACTTACCTGCGCAACGAGCAGAACCTCGGAGCCAACGGCAACTACCGCAAGGCGGTCGAGCTCGTCGAGGCGGAGTGGTTCGTCATGATGGGCGCCGACGACGTCATGCTGCCCGATTACCTCAAGGCGGTCGTCTCGGCCATCGGCCGATTCCCCGCCGACATCATCCAGCCCGGCGTGCGGGTCATCGACGAGCATGGCCGGATCGTCCAGCCGCTGGTGGATCGCGTCAAGGCCGTCCTCGCGCCGCGCGTCCCGGCGGGTGGGGGCGCCCTTGCGGGCGAGCCCGTCGCCGCGAGCCTCATGCGGGGCGACTGGGCATACTTCCCCTCGCTCGCGTGGCGCACCGAGCGGGTCCGCGGCATCGGGTTCCGCAACGGGCTCGACGTCGTCCAGGATCTCGCGCTCATCCTCGATATCGTCAAAGCCGGAGGAACCATGGCGGTCCTTCCCGAGGTCGTGTTCGAGTACCGTCGCCACTCGCAGTCCGATTCCTCGGTGCGCGCTCTCGACGGCCGCCGATTCGACGAGGAGCGGCGGTTCTTCTTGGAGGAGGCGGCGAGCTTCGACGCGCTCGGGTGGCGTCGTGCCGCCCGAACGGCCCGGCTCCACCTGACCTCGCGGCTCAACGCCGCCTCGTTGCTCCCCCGCGCGGTGCGCAAGGAAGCCGGCTCTCCGTCGGCCCTGCTGCGGCATCTGCTGCGCTGA
- a CDS encoding glycosyltransferase, with amino-acid sequence MSSQAASRAVTVSVCMATYNGEKYVREQIESILPQLGPHDELVIVDDASRDTTVAIIRALDDTRIVVHESPRNQGYVRAFERAISVARGDVIFLSDQDDIWRPGRVDRMVEALRDSLLVVSNFAAFGGSLTPVQARRLHGTTPRRWLANVFWVWTGLRPYYGCCMAFRRELVDQLLPFPAYVTETHDQWIGYVGNANRGVVHLTEDTIDRRVHASNASARGNRPVRVVLGARVAMARAAAEAMRRSRRRGRIRAAS; translated from the coding sequence ATGTCCAGTCAGGCCGCCTCTCGCGCGGTGACGGTCTCCGTTTGCATGGCGACGTACAACGGCGAGAAATACGTCCGCGAGCAGATCGAGTCGATCCTGCCTCAGCTCGGTCCTCACGACGAGCTGGTGATCGTCGACGACGCGTCGCGCGACACCACCGTCGCGATCATCCGCGCCCTGGACGATACGCGCATCGTCGTCCACGAGTCGCCGCGGAATCAGGGCTATGTTCGCGCATTCGAGCGGGCGATCTCCGTCGCGCGCGGCGACGTGATCTTCCTCAGCGATCAGGACGACATCTGGCGGCCCGGTCGCGTGGACCGCATGGTCGAGGCCCTGCGCGACTCCCTTCTCGTGGTGTCCAACTTCGCCGCGTTCGGCGGCTCGTTGACGCCTGTCCAGGCGCGTCGGCTGCATGGTACGACGCCGCGCCGCTGGCTCGCCAACGTCTTCTGGGTGTGGACGGGCCTCCGTCCCTACTACGGATGCTGCATGGCCTTCCGGCGCGAGCTCGTGGACCAGTTGCTGCCCTTCCCGGCATACGTCACCGAGACGCACGACCAGTGGATCGGATACGTCGGCAACGCAAACCGGGGCGTCGTGCATCTCACCGAGGACACGATCGATCGTCGGGTGCATGCGTCGAACGCCTCGGCGCGCGGCAACCGTCCGGTGCGCGTGGTGCTCGGTGCCCGCGTCGCGATGGCGCGCGCCGCAGCTGAGGCTATGCGACGTTCTCGGCGGCGCGGTCGGATCCGCGCCGCATCCTGA
- a CDS encoding glycosyltransferase, producing the protein MASDASRGHVVLAAYRPDPELLRRQLLSIQAQTLEDFVCLISADGEPADVERLVHDIVGEDERFRVIGFEDRSGFYGNFERGLSAVPADAAWIALSDQDDYWYPAKLATLVPHLARATVVAGQARVVTYPEGRVVAPTTARKDTAPLAFFLDNQFTGGQMVFLPAALRVALPFPRLATPAEVHDHWIAVCGAAVGGARVVDEVVQDYVQHGNNVIGESTGGVSLRRSIRTARSIAERFEGSGGVAGVLRATYRVGAGWRETMAEALATRLPGNPTAERARRLYGAGRRDTRTARAVIQMAVRGQVSYRSALEYLAGGVAGALVRMRRGSDRAAENVA; encoded by the coding sequence ATGGCATCCGACGCATCCCGAGGCCACGTCGTCCTGGCCGCCTACCGGCCGGACCCCGAGCTTCTCCGCCGGCAGCTGCTGTCGATCCAGGCGCAGACGCTCGAGGACTTCGTCTGCCTCATCAGTGCGGACGGCGAGCCCGCGGACGTCGAGAGGCTCGTACACGACATCGTCGGCGAGGACGAACGTTTCCGTGTCATCGGCTTCGAGGACCGATCCGGCTTCTACGGCAATTTCGAGCGCGGGCTGTCCGCCGTGCCGGCGGACGCCGCCTGGATCGCACTGTCCGACCAGGACGACTACTGGTACCCCGCGAAGCTCGCGACCCTCGTGCCCCATCTCGCACGCGCGACGGTGGTCGCGGGGCAGGCTCGAGTGGTGACCTACCCCGAAGGGCGCGTGGTCGCGCCGACGACCGCGCGCAAGGACACCGCTCCGCTCGCGTTCTTCCTCGACAACCAGTTCACCGGTGGTCAGATGGTCTTCCTCCCGGCGGCGCTCCGGGTGGCACTGCCCTTCCCCCGCCTCGCGACCCCCGCCGAGGTGCACGATCACTGGATCGCCGTGTGCGGGGCGGCGGTCGGCGGCGCCCGCGTCGTCGACGAGGTCGTTCAGGACTACGTGCAGCACGGCAACAACGTCATCGGCGAGTCGACCGGCGGCGTCTCGCTACGCCGCTCGATCCGCACCGCTCGCTCGATCGCCGAGCGGTTCGAGGGGTCGGGCGGCGTCGCAGGCGTCCTGCGGGCCACCTATCGGGTCGGCGCCGGTTGGCGCGAGACCATGGCCGAGGCTCTGGCGACGCGACTGCCCGGCAACCCCACCGCGGAACGCGCGCGACGTCTTTACGGCGCGGGACGCCGAGACACGCGCACCGCCCGCGCCGTGATCCAGATGGCCGTGCGCGGACAGGTCTCGTACCGTTCCGCCCTGGAATACCTCGCGGGCGGCGTCGCCGGAGCGCTCGTCAGGATGCGGCGCGGATCCGACCGCGCCGCCGAGAACGTCGCATAG
- the glf gene encoding UDP-galactopyranose mutase has protein sequence MDLLIVGSGFFGLTIAERAAAAGRKVTVIDRRHHIGGNAYTENEPTTGIEVHKYGAHLFHTSNPTVWEYANRFTEFTSYVHRVYTTHKGVVYPLPINLGTINQFFQAAYTPGEARALIQELAGEFDPKQAQNLEERAIGLIGRPLYEAFIRDYTAKQWQTDPKELPAEIISRLPVRYTYDNRYFNDTWEGLPVEGYTAWLERMADHPNIDVKLNADFFDESQPLNKRATVGQVPIVYTGPVDRYFDYTAGELSWRTLDFEQDVLDIPDFQGTSVMNYADAEAPYTRIHEFKHFHPERADRYPTDKTVIVREYSRFATRADEPYYPVNTAEDRSGLLAYRDLAKGEQDVHFGGRLGTYQYLDMHMAIGSALSMWNNQLV, from the coding sequence ATGGATCTCCTCATCGTCGGCTCCGGTTTCTTCGGCCTCACCATCGCCGAGCGCGCCGCCGCCGCGGGCCGCAAGGTCACGGTCATCGATCGGCGCCACCACATCGGTGGGAACGCCTACACCGAGAACGAGCCGACGACCGGCATCGAGGTGCACAAGTACGGAGCTCACCTGTTCCACACCTCGAACCCCACGGTCTGGGAGTACGCCAACCGCTTCACCGAGTTCACGAGCTACGTGCACCGCGTCTACACGACCCACAAGGGCGTCGTGTACCCGCTGCCCATCAACCTGGGGACGATCAACCAGTTCTTCCAGGCCGCGTACACGCCCGGTGAGGCGCGTGCCCTGATCCAGGAGCTCGCGGGCGAGTTCGACCCGAAGCAGGCGCAGAACCTCGAGGAGCGCGCGATCGGCCTGATCGGGCGGCCGCTCTACGAGGCGTTCATCCGCGATTACACCGCGAAGCAGTGGCAGACCGACCCGAAGGAGCTCCCGGCGGAGATCATCTCGCGGCTCCCGGTTCGTTACACCTACGACAACCGCTACTTCAACGACACGTGGGAAGGGCTGCCCGTCGAAGGCTACACCGCGTGGCTCGAGCGCATGGCCGACCACCCCAACATCGATGTGAAGCTGAACGCCGACTTCTTCGACGAGTCGCAGCCGCTGAACAAGAGGGCGACCGTCGGTCAGGTGCCGATCGTCTACACGGGCCCGGTCGACCGCTACTTCGACTACACCGCGGGCGAGCTGTCGTGGCGCACGCTCGACTTCGAGCAGGACGTCCTCGACATCCCCGACTTCCAGGGCACGAGCGTCATGAACTACGCCGATGCCGAAGCGCCCTACACGCGCATCCACGAGTTCAAGCACTTCCACCCCGAGCGCGCCGATCGGTACCCGACCGATAAGACCGTCATCGTCCGGGAGTACTCCCGCTTCGCCACCCGAGCCGATGAGCCGTACTACCCGGTCAACACGGCCGAGGACCGGTCGGGTCTGCTGGCCTACCGCGACCTCGCCAAGGGTGAGCAGGACGTCCACTTCGGCGGTCGTCTCGGCACCTATCAGTACCTCGACATGCACATGGCGATCGGCTCGGCGCTGTCGATGTGGAACAACCAGCTGGTGTGA
- a CDS encoding acyltransferase family protein — MSQVELPRRTRRRPAATEWRADIDGLRAFAIVLVVVYHVWLGRVSGGVDVFLLVSAYFLTASFLRRSDGLRPSDLPVFWFRRFARLLPAAAVTIFAVLGFTAAALPGSQWRTVWSQSWASLFYVQNRELADSSVDYYARTETFPSILQHFWSLSVQGQVFLLWPVIILVSVLIARALRRSARLVLGVVFAAVFVVSFLYSTWLVGADQQVAYFSTPARLWEFALGSLAALLLPSLRLPRWAAAALGWGGIVALVTCGIVLDVGAGFPGVAALWPTLAAMAIIAAGQTEKPAAASSARFLASRPLAAVGKIAYSLYLVHWPILIGYMTITDSTDVGIGGGVVVIALSVAAAFVLHRAVEQPAGRMMAGVRRNAALMSAAVLLVAVPLGSWQLADSVRAATANPENNPGAAVLMPWLGAIAADDAPVVPTSTQLDDEWVEVGRSCTGSRIPDQPLVAESCLENDVVEGAPTLLILGDSHAQQWIGMFLPILDEANWNLVAVMKGGCAFAPGEAGDEDCVAWRTEAAEYAEAADVDVVAVVGTKAISMSPEERVPYGLDTVVDSIAASGSQVILLRDNPRFDFDMYRCWEAEGSESCAVPVGDVLAAENPAQALTREGSVFALDLTEYICPDGLCNPVVGNVAVFLDDNHLTGTYAATLAPAGIAALREMPGVPLG; from the coding sequence GTGAGTCAGGTCGAACTCCCGCGGCGAACGCGTCGGCGGCCCGCTGCCACGGAGTGGCGCGCAGACATCGACGGTCTGCGCGCTTTCGCGATCGTCCTGGTCGTGGTCTACCACGTGTGGCTCGGACGGGTTTCCGGCGGGGTCGACGTCTTCCTCCTCGTCTCGGCGTACTTCCTCACGGCATCCTTCCTCCGCCGGTCGGACGGTCTCCGGCCGAGCGATCTCCCGGTCTTCTGGTTCCGGCGCTTCGCGCGGCTGCTGCCGGCGGCCGCCGTCACGATCTTCGCGGTGCTGGGGTTCACCGCGGCCGCGCTTCCCGGGTCGCAGTGGCGAACCGTGTGGAGCCAGTCGTGGGCCTCGCTGTTCTATGTCCAGAACCGCGAGCTCGCCGACAGCTCCGTCGACTACTACGCACGTACCGAGACGTTCCCCAGCATCCTGCAGCACTTCTGGTCGCTCTCGGTGCAAGGCCAGGTGTTCTTGCTGTGGCCCGTGATCATCCTCGTATCCGTGCTGATCGCGCGCGCCCTCCGACGATCGGCACGGCTCGTCCTGGGCGTCGTCTTCGCGGCCGTGTTCGTCGTCTCGTTCCTGTATTCGACCTGGCTCGTGGGAGCCGACCAGCAGGTGGCCTACTTCAGCACGCCCGCCCGGCTGTGGGAGTTCGCACTCGGCTCTCTCGCCGCTCTTCTGCTCCCGTCCCTCCGTCTGCCGCGGTGGGCGGCCGCCGCCCTGGGCTGGGGCGGCATCGTCGCCCTCGTCACGTGCGGCATCGTGCTCGACGTCGGGGCCGGCTTCCCCGGCGTCGCCGCGCTGTGGCCGACCCTCGCGGCGATGGCCATCATCGCGGCCGGGCAGACCGAGAAGCCCGCGGCGGCGTCGTCCGCCCGCTTCCTGGCCTCGCGCCCCCTCGCCGCAGTCGGGAAGATCGCGTACTCGCTCTACCTTGTCCACTGGCCGATCCTCATCGGTTACATGACCATCACGGATTCGACCGACGTAGGAATCGGCGGCGGCGTCGTCGTGATCGCGCTCTCGGTCGCTGCAGCATTCGTTCTGCATCGCGCGGTCGAGCAGCCCGCGGGACGCATGATGGCGGGCGTGCGGCGGAATGCGGCGCTCATGTCCGCAGCCGTGCTCCTGGTCGCCGTGCCACTGGGCAGCTGGCAGCTGGCCGACAGCGTGCGCGCCGCGACGGCGAACCCTGAGAACAATCCGGGCGCGGCGGTCCTCATGCCGTGGCTCGGTGCCATCGCCGCCGACGACGCTCCCGTCGTGCCTACGAGTACGCAGCTCGATGACGAATGGGTCGAGGTCGGCCGGAGCTGCACCGGATCCCGCATCCCCGACCAGCCGCTCGTTGCAGAGAGCTGTCTGGAGAACGACGTCGTCGAGGGTGCGCCGACGCTGCTGATCCTCGGCGACTCGCACGCTCAGCAGTGGATCGGTATGTTCCTCCCGATCCTCGACGAGGCGAACTGGAATCTGGTCGCGGTCATGAAGGGCGGCTGCGCCTTCGCGCCGGGCGAGGCCGGTGACGAGGACTGCGTCGCCTGGCGAACCGAGGCGGCCGAGTACGCGGAGGCTGCGGACGTCGACGTCGTGGCGGTCGTCGGGACGAAAGCCATCTCGATGTCGCCCGAGGAGCGCGTCCCGTACGGGCTCGACACCGTCGTGGACTCAATCGCGGCGTCGGGGTCGCAGGTCATCCTGCTTCGCGACAATCCCCGCTTCGACTTCGACATGTACCGCTGCTGGGAGGCCGAGGGATCGGAGTCGTGCGCCGTCCCCGTCGGCGATGTGCTCGCCGCCGAGAACCCGGCACAGGCGCTGACCCGCGAGGGGTCGGTCTTCGCCCTCGACCTCACCGAGTACATCTGCCCCGACGGCCTCTGCAACCCCGTCGTGGGCAACGTGGCCGTCTTCCTCGACGACAATCACCTCACCGGCACCTACGCGGCCACCCTGGCTCCGGCGGGCATCGCGGCGCTCCGCGAGATGCCCGGCGTCCCGCTCGGGTGA
- a CDS encoding ABC transporter permease translates to MSSAVVGAPGSPRRYFHSLWLLSARDLRVRYSTSALGYLWSVLDPLVMSGIYWFVFTRVFQRDVGENPYIVFLITALLPWVWFNSAVTDFTRAFNKDARLVRSTSIPRSIWVGRIVLSKGIEFVFSMPVLAMFAIVGGATVSWALLLFPVAVLLQAILLVGLGLIVAPLCVLWGDLERTTRLILRALFYASPIIYGVADLPGLAREVGAFNPLAGIFTLYRVGFFPDQWDTLSVIVGAVSSVLVFVLGVLVFRRLERPVLKEL, encoded by the coding sequence GTGAGTTCTGCCGTCGTCGGCGCCCCCGGATCGCCCCGGCGCTACTTCCACTCGTTGTGGCTGCTGTCGGCGCGCGACCTGCGGGTGCGCTACTCCACGAGTGCTCTGGGCTACCTGTGGTCGGTCCTGGATCCCCTCGTGATGAGCGGGATCTACTGGTTCGTCTTCACCCGGGTGTTCCAGCGGGACGTCGGGGAGAACCCTTACATCGTGTTCCTCATCACCGCGCTGCTGCCCTGGGTGTGGTTCAACTCGGCGGTCACCGACTTCACCAGGGCCTTCAACAAGGACGCACGCCTGGTGCGGTCGACGTCGATCCCGAGGTCGATCTGGGTCGGGCGGATCGTGCTGAGCAAGGGTATCGAGTTCGTCTTCTCGATGCCGGTGCTCGCGATGTTCGCGATCGTCGGTGGTGCGACCGTCAGCTGGGCGCTGCTGCTCTTCCCCGTCGCCGTGCTGTTGCAGGCGATCCTGCTCGTCGGCCTGGGTCTCATCGTGGCGCCGCTCTGCGTGTTGTGGGGAGACCTCGAGCGCACGACGCGTCTGATCCTGCGCGCGCTCTTCTACGCGTCGCCCATCATCTACGGCGTCGCCGATCTACCGGGACTGGCCCGTGAGGTGGGCGCCTTCAACCCGCTCGCCGGCATCTTCACGCTGTACCGGGTCGGGTTCTTCCCCGACCAGTGGGACACGCTGTCGGTCATCGTCGGCGCCGTGTCGAGCGTGCTCGTGTTCGTGCTCGGTGTGCTGGTGTTCCGCCGTCTCGAGCGTCCCGTGCTGAAGGAGCTGTGA
- a CDS encoding ABC transporter ATP-binding protein, whose translation MEPLAIEVRDLGVRFRRNRRGRRNLKDLFGGASRRSRPGEFWALRHVSFDVAPGESIGVVGRNGQGKSTLLKLVAGVLLSDEGAVDVNGGVAPLIEITGGFVGDLTVRENVRLTAGLHGMPKAEVNRRFDGIIDFAEIGDFVDTPYKHLSNGMKVRLAFSVVSQLDEPILLVDEVLAVGDRAFRAKCYRRIDELLAEGRTLFFVSHNEKDLRRFCTRGLYLDKGALVLDAPIAEVLDRYNEDYNSGG comes from the coding sequence ATGGAGCCTCTGGCGATCGAGGTGCGAGACCTGGGCGTGCGCTTCCGCCGCAACCGGCGCGGGCGCCGCAACCTCAAGGACCTCTTCGGCGGCGCGTCGCGGCGGAGCCGGCCGGGGGAGTTCTGGGCGCTGCGTCATGTGTCGTTCGACGTCGCGCCGGGCGAGTCGATCGGCGTGGTCGGACGCAACGGGCAGGGGAAGTCGACCCTCCTCAAACTCGTCGCCGGCGTGCTGCTCTCGGACGAGGGGGCGGTCGACGTCAACGGGGGCGTGGCGCCGCTGATCGAGATCACCGGCGGCTTCGTCGGCGATCTCACCGTCCGCGAGAACGTGCGCCTGACGGCAGGACTGCACGGGATGCCGAAGGCCGAGGTCAACCGGCGGTTCGACGGCATCATCGACTTCGCCGAGATCGGCGATTTCGTCGACACGCCCTACAAGCACCTCTCGAACGGGATGAAGGTGCGACTGGCCTTCTCGGTGGTGTCGCAGCTCGACGAGCCGATCCTGCTCGTCGACGAGGTGCTCGCCGTCGGCGACCGCGCCTTCCGCGCCAAGTGCTACCGCCGCATCGACGAGCTGCTGGCCGAGGGGCGCACCCTGTTCTTCGTCAGTCACAACGAGAAGGATCTCCGGCGCTTCTGCACCCGCGGCCTCTACCTCGACAAGGGCGCGTTGGTCCTCGACGCCCCGATCGCCGAGGTGCTGGACCGTTACAACGAGGACTACAACAGCGGCGGCTGA
- a CDS encoding glycosyltransferase, which produces MSAQVFDPTSATIAVVTFNRSALLSRLLESIVGMDPRPGRVVIIDNASTDDTTAVVDSFRDRIGTELVYRRLATNTGGSGGFSEGVRVAYELGSEWIWLMDDDVEVLPDGLAKMGRWAPRFRSIQGRRYDYDGSEFYWQYRIAERMGIPIPFAPAGFGAAGYKEMNSGCFEGMFIHRDIVARIGLPDPRFFIYWDDQLYGWLASRITTSVIVDEFVLRRTREIRQWDMGIRHMNASSDAYRYYIMRNRAHIKQYYRTKGVYNRVLFGLGTTLTFMKELIRLFFVERTVRGTSNLFRGLRDGGRIARDRSWRPMQPLIDQPPLL; this is translated from the coding sequence GTGAGCGCGCAGGTTTTCGACCCGACATCGGCAACCATCGCCGTCGTCACATTCAACCGCTCCGCGCTCCTGTCGCGGCTGCTCGAGAGCATCGTCGGCATGGACCCGCGACCCGGCCGCGTGGTGATCATCGACAACGCCTCGACCGACGACACGACCGCCGTCGTGGACTCTTTCCGCGACCGGATCGGCACCGAGCTCGTCTACCGCCGGCTCGCGACCAACACCGGCGGCTCCGGCGGCTTCAGCGAGGGTGTCCGCGTGGCGTACGAGCTGGGCTCCGAGTGGATCTGGCTGATGGACGACGACGTCGAGGTGCTGCCCGACGGCCTCGCGAAGATGGGCCGCTGGGCCCCGCGGTTCCGCAGCATCCAGGGCCGTCGCTACGACTACGACGGCAGCGAGTTCTACTGGCAGTACCGCATCGCCGAGCGCATGGGCATCCCCATCCCCTTCGCTCCGGCCGGGTTCGGCGCCGCCGGTTACAAGGAGATGAACTCCGGCTGCTTCGAGGGCATGTTCATCCACCGCGACATCGTGGCCCGCATCGGACTGCCCGACCCGCGGTTCTTCATCTACTGGGACGACCAGCTCTACGGCTGGCTCGCGTCGCGCATCACAACGTCCGTGATCGTCGACGAGTTCGTCCTGCGGCGCACGCGCGAGATCCGGCAGTGGGACATGGGCATCCGGCACATGAACGCCTCGAGCGACGCCTACCGGTACTACATCATGCGCAACCGCGCGCACATCAAGCAGTACTACCGGACGAAGGGCGTCTACAACCGGGTCCTGTTCGGGCTGGGCACGACGCTGACCTTCATGAAGGAGCTCATCCGCCTCTTCTTCGTCGAACGCACCGTGCGCGGCACGTCGAACCTCTTCCGCGGCCTCCGCGACGGCGGGCGCATCGCGCGCGACCGATCGTGGCGACCCATGCAGCCGCTGATCGATCAGCCGCCGCTGTTGTAG
- a CDS encoding O-antigen ligase family protein: MSTPPALSGSWLVRTLDSAAFAQAFAQAALAAVFTEHLIERTAGRIAYITIIAGLCVFGAAILLVRRREFALVRLAPTTLVVFLGWALASVTWTTDTGGTVGGWLGLLAVAFLAVVIGNTRDTLQTVRALADVFRLLLVVSLALELLSGVFLDMPFTFLGIEGDIASFGPVQGIFGTRNALGFIAVLALITFYVEWRTVSVRPGLSLFSAALAALLAAFSDSPTVLVLAVATAIATAALGAVRRAPRAIRRSVQLGLGVTVVVGAMAGYLLRERIIAWIGAGTDFSIRSELWAQVASFVRFEPVRGWGWFGPWSRTDFPFNAINYALTDRHASALSAYVDVVLQLGWVGLLIFIVFAGLALGRAWLVASERRSILYAWTPLILVTLLVDSLFESFTLHGYGWLMLVLCALRAGQSKSWRERITDSSRTPDAGGGGLDDTTTGTHRIAR; this comes from the coding sequence GTGAGCACGCCACCGGCGCTGTCGGGATCCTGGCTCGTGCGCACCCTGGATTCCGCGGCGTTCGCCCAGGCGTTCGCGCAGGCCGCGCTGGCCGCGGTGTTCACCGAGCACCTCATCGAGCGCACGGCCGGCCGCATCGCCTACATCACGATCATCGCCGGGCTCTGCGTGTTCGGCGCTGCGATCCTGCTCGTGCGTCGGCGCGAGTTCGCGCTCGTGCGACTCGCCCCCACCACACTGGTCGTCTTCCTCGGCTGGGCCCTCGCCAGCGTCACCTGGACCACCGACACCGGCGGCACGGTGGGCGGGTGGCTCGGGCTCCTCGCCGTCGCCTTCCTCGCGGTGGTGATCGGCAACACCCGCGACACCCTGCAGACCGTGCGCGCCCTCGCCGACGTCTTCCGGCTCCTGCTCGTCGTCTCGTTGGCGTTGGAGCTCCTATCGGGCGTGTTCCTCGACATGCCGTTCACGTTCCTCGGCATCGAGGGCGACATCGCCTCCTTCGGCCCCGTGCAGGGCATCTTCGGCACGCGCAACGCGCTGGGCTTCATCGCGGTGCTGGCGCTCATCACCTTCTACGTCGAATGGCGCACGGTGTCGGTCCGCCCGGGGCTCTCGCTCTTCTCCGCCGCACTGGCCGCCCTGTTGGCGGCGTTCTCGGACTCCCCGACCGTGCTCGTGCTGGCTGTCGCCACCGCGATCGCGACGGCGGCCCTCGGCGCCGTGCGCCGCGCTCCGCGCGCCATCCGCCGCTCCGTGCAGTTGGGGCTCGGAGTCACCGTCGTCGTCGGCGCCATGGCCGGCTACCTGCTGCGCGAGCGGATCATCGCGTGGATAGGAGCGGGCACCGACTTCTCGATCCGATCGGAGCTGTGGGCCCAGGTGGCCTCGTTCGTGCGATTCGAGCCGGTTCGGGGCTGGGGCTGGTTCGGCCCCTGGTCGCGCACGGACTTCCCCTTCAACGCCATCAACTACGCGCTGACCGACCGCCACGCCTCCGCCCTCAGCGCCTACGTCGACGTCGTGCTGCAGCTCGGCTGGGTGGGACTGCTGATCTTCATCGTCTTCGCGGGGCTCGCCCTCGGTCGCGCGTGGCTCGTGGCCAGCGAGCGCCGTTCGATCCTCTACGCCTGGACCCCGCTCATCCTCGTCACGCTGCTGGTCGACTCGCTCTTCGAGAGCTTCACGCTCCACGGGTACGGCTGGCTCATGCTCGTGCTGTGCGCGCTGCGCGCTGGACAGTCGAAGTCGTGGCGCGAGCGGATCACCGATTCCTCGCGCACGCCGGATGCCGGCGGGGGCGGCCTCGACGACACCACGACGGGAACCCACCGCATCGCACGGTAG